From a region of the Acinetobacter calcoaceticus genome:
- a CDS encoding DUF1289 domain-containing protein — MSSDHRTLSLTPCAGRCSTVFGDQVCRGCRRFNHEVIQWNTYTAEQRLAVWKRLDDQLNQILVPMLPHANLQHVEGFILSKRVRLMEGASKGRKLYHALKICEKNKQLATESGLGISESQVKTIWVEFERRVLALAKASYELAWLRADGISHHLLSVFDEE, encoded by the coding sequence TTGAGTAGTGATCATCGAACGCTCTCTCTCACCCCATGTGCAGGGCGTTGTTCAACAGTTTTTGGTGATCAGGTTTGCCGTGGTTGTCGTCGTTTTAACCATGAAGTGATTCAATGGAATACTTATACAGCAGAGCAACGTTTGGCTGTATGGAAGCGTTTAGATGATCAATTGAATCAAATTCTAGTACCCATGTTACCTCATGCAAACTTGCAGCATGTAGAAGGATTTATTTTAAGTAAACGTGTTCGGCTGATGGAAGGGGCGAGCAAAGGTCGTAAGCTCTATCACGCTTTAAAAATATGTGAAAAAAATAAGCAACTGGCAACAGAAAGTGGTTTGGGTATTTCAGAGTCTCAAGTCAAAACAATATGGGTTGAATTCGAAAGGCGCGTTTTAGCTTTAGCTAAAGCGAGTTATGAGTTAGCTTGGTTGAGAGCTGATGGAATTAGTCATCACTTATTAAGTGTGTTTGATGAAGAATAA
- the gltA gene encoding citrate synthase → MSEANGKKAVLHLDGKEIGLPIYSGTLGPDVIDVSSILKEGHFTFDPGFMATAACESKITFIDGDKGILLHRGYPIDQLATQADYLETCYLLLNGELPTAEQKTEFDAKVRAHTMVHDQVSRFFNGFRRDAHPMAIMVGVVGALSAFYHNNLDIEDINHREITAIRLIAKIPTLAAWSYKYTVGQPFIYPRNDLNYAENFLHMMFATPADRDYKVNPVLARAMDRIFTLHADHEQNASTSTVRLAGSTGANPYACISSGISALWGPAHGGANEAVLKMLDEIGSVENVAEFMEKVKRKEVKLMGFGHRVYKNFDPRAKVMKQTCDEVLEALNINDPQLALAMELERIALNDPYFVERKLYPNVDFYSGIILKAIGIPTEMFTVIFALARTVGWISHWLEMHSAPYKIGRPRQLYTGPTQRDIKR, encoded by the coding sequence ATGTCTGAAGCAAATGGCAAAAAAGCCGTATTACATCTTGATGGCAAAGAAATTGGATTACCAATCTACAGTGGCACTTTAGGTCCAGATGTAATTGATGTCAGCAGCATATTGAAAGAAGGTCATTTTACTTTCGATCCTGGTTTTATGGCGACAGCTGCATGCGAGTCTAAAATTACGTTCATTGATGGTGACAAAGGTATTTTATTACACCGCGGTTACCCAATTGATCAGTTAGCAACTCAAGCAGACTACCTTGAAACTTGCTACTTGCTATTAAATGGCGAGCTTCCAACTGCTGAACAAAAAACAGAATTTGATGCTAAAGTTCGTGCTCACACTATGGTTCACGATCAAGTTAGCCGTTTCTTCAATGGTTTCCGTCGTGATGCTCACCCAATGGCAATCATGGTTGGTGTTGTTGGTGCATTATCTGCGTTCTATCACAACAACCTTGACATTGAAGACATCAATCACCGTGAAATCACTGCGATTCGTCTCATTGCAAAAATTCCAACACTTGCTGCTTGGAGTTACAAATATACAGTAGGTCAACCATTCATCTATCCACGTAATGACTTAAATTACGCGGAAAACTTCTTACACATGATGTTTGCTACCCCTGCTGACCGTGATTACAAAGTAAATCCTGTTCTTGCTCGCGCGATGGATCGTATCTTCACGCTTCATGCTGATCACGAACAAAATGCTTCGACATCTACAGTACGTCTTGCCGGCTCTACTGGTGCAAACCCTTATGCATGTATCTCTTCAGGTATTTCTGCGCTTTGGGGACCTGCTCACGGTGGTGCAAACGAAGCTGTACTTAAAATGCTTGATGAAATCGGTAGTGTAGAAAACGTTGCCGAGTTCATGGAAAAAGTAAAACGTAAAGAAGTTAAACTCATGGGCTTCGGTCACCGTGTGTACAAAAACTTCGACCCACGTGCAAAAGTCATGAAACAAACTTGTGACGAAGTTCTTGAAGCATTAAATATCAATGATCCTCAATTAGCGCTTGCTATGGAACTTGAGCGTATTGCATTGAACGACCCGTACTTCGTTGAACGTAAACTTTACCCTAACGTAGATTTCTACTCAGGTATCATCCTTAAAGCGATTGGTATCCCAACAGAAATGTTTACGGTAATCTTTGCACTTGCACGTACAGTAGGTTGGATCAGCCACTGGTTAGAAATGCACAGCGCACCATACAAAATCGGTCGTCCTCGTCAGCTTTATACTGGCCCGACTCAACGCGATATCAAACGTTAA
- a CDS encoding YecA family protein — MSALDLDQLSEYLDGDHNEYGLDFAATHGFLCAIAVGPQFDRWLDELFDNNHKKVPAEIIQQINAWLESIRQDLANENGIAFPFEVEEADVESSLGDWSVGFVDAMFLNEEAWFAPEYEEQLIDLTLPMMVFSGIDEEDPQMESFRRNGQLMDELAEEIPDNLNELYLMYHTPN, encoded by the coding sequence ATGAGTGCGTTAGATTTAGACCAATTAAGTGAATATCTAGATGGAGACCACAATGAGTATGGTCTAGATTTCGCTGCAACTCATGGTTTTCTGTGTGCAATTGCAGTAGGCCCTCAGTTTGACCGTTGGTTAGATGAGCTGTTTGATAATAACCATAAGAAGGTTCCTGCTGAAATTATTCAGCAAATCAATGCGTGGTTGGAGTCAATTCGACAAGATTTAGCAAATGAAAATGGAATTGCATTTCCATTTGAAGTTGAAGAAGCTGATGTTGAATCTAGCTTAGGCGACTGGAGTGTGGGATTTGTTGATGCAATGTTCTTAAATGAAGAGGCATGGTTTGCTCCTGAATATGAAGAACAATTAATTGATTTAACTTTACCAATGATGGTATTTAGTGGAATTGATGAAGAAGATCCGCAGATGGAATCTTTCCGTCGTAATGGACAGCTAATGGATGAACTGGCAGAAGAAATTCCAGATAATTTGAATGAATTATACTTGATGTATCATACGCCAAATTAA
- the rpoD gene encoding RNA polymerase sigma factor RpoD codes for MSDMHSPTSQVAALISRGKEQGYLTYAEVNDHLPDSITESEQIEDIIQMLQDVGIPVHERAPESDDTMFGESTDTADEVAEEEAAAVLASVENEPGRTTDPVRMYMREMGTVELLTREGEISIAKRIEEGIRDVLNSIAYWPNAVEVVLKEYNDFLTGERRLADILSGYLDPETDAEIPEVLEEETELEEEAAPATPVKEVKLDDDEEDEESESDDDSEGESGPDPEVAKVRFNELEAAWTKTKAIIEKHGRNSPEADEALEALATVFMMFKFTPRLFDIISEMIRGTHEQIRANEREVMRYAVRRGRMDRTQFRTSFPKQESNPAWLDEQIAKAPAEIKAHLEKVRPDILAFQQKIADIEKELNLSVAEIKDISKRMAIGEAKARRAKKEMVEANLRLVISIAKKYTNRGLQFLDLIQEGNIGLMKAVDKFEYRRGYKFSTYATWWIRQAITRSIADQARTIRIPVHMIETINKINRVSRQLLQEMGREPTPEELGERLEMDEVKVRKVLKIAKEPISMETPIGDDEDSHLGDFIEDQNITSPIDAATSEGLKEATREVLENLTEREAKVLKMRFGIDMPTDHTLEEVGKQFDVTRERIRQIEAKALRKLRHPSRSEHLRSFLEND; via the coding sequence ATGAGCGATATGCATTCCCCTACTTCTCAAGTAGCGGCTCTGATTAGCCGAGGCAAAGAACAAGGTTACTTAACTTACGCTGAGGTTAACGATCATCTGCCGGACTCGATTACTGAAAGCGAACAGATTGAAGACATTATTCAAATGCTTCAAGACGTTGGTATTCCTGTACACGAGCGTGCACCTGAATCTGACGATACCATGTTCGGTGAGTCAACTGACACAGCCGATGAAGTTGCTGAAGAAGAAGCTGCTGCCGTACTTGCATCGGTTGAAAATGAGCCTGGGCGTACGACAGACCCTGTACGTATGTACATGCGTGAAATGGGTACAGTTGAACTGTTAACCCGTGAAGGTGAAATCAGCATTGCAAAACGTATTGAGGAAGGGATTCGTGATGTCCTTAATTCAATTGCGTATTGGCCAAATGCTGTTGAAGTTGTATTAAAAGAATATAATGATTTCTTGACTGGCGAACGTCGCCTTGCCGATATTTTATCTGGCTATCTTGATCCGGAAACTGACGCAGAAATTCCTGAAGTTCTAGAAGAAGAAACAGAGCTTGAGGAAGAAGCAGCGCCAGCTACACCAGTAAAAGAAGTTAAGCTTGACGACGATGAAGAAGATGAAGAGTCAGAAAGCGATGATGACTCTGAAGGTGAATCTGGTCCAGACCCTGAAGTTGCAAAGGTTCGTTTTAATGAACTTGAAGCTGCATGGACTAAAACAAAAGCTATTATTGAGAAACATGGTCGTAACAGCCCAGAAGCAGATGAAGCTTTAGAAGCTTTAGCTACTGTATTTATGATGTTTAAGTTTACACCGCGTTTATTTGACATCATTTCTGAAATGATTCGTGGTACACATGAGCAAATTCGTGCCAACGAACGTGAAGTTATGCGTTACGCAGTACGCCGTGGCCGTATGGATCGCACTCAATTCCGTACATCTTTCCCTAAGCAAGAATCCAATCCAGCTTGGTTAGATGAACAGATTGCCAAAGCCCCTGCTGAGATCAAGGCGCATTTAGAAAAGGTTCGTCCGGATATTTTAGCATTCCAGCAAAAGATTGCAGATATTGAGAAAGAACTTAATTTAAGTGTTGCTGAAATTAAAGATATTTCTAAGCGTATGGCGATTGGCGAAGCAAAAGCACGCCGTGCTAAGAAAGAAATGGTAGAAGCCAACCTTCGTTTGGTGATTTCGATTGCGAAGAAATATACCAACCGTGGTTTACAGTTCCTTGACTTGATTCAAGAAGGGAACATTGGTTTGATGAAAGCTGTAGACAAGTTTGAATATCGTCGTGGATATAAATTCTCGACTTATGCAACTTGGTGGATTCGTCAGGCGATTACCCGTTCAATTGCCGATCAGGCTCGTACAATTCGTATTCCTGTGCATATGATTGAAACGATTAACAAGATCAACCGTGTATCTCGTCAATTGTTACAAGAAATGGGCCGTGAACCGACACCTGAAGAACTAGGTGAACGTTTAGAGATGGACGAAGTTAAGGTTCGTAAAGTACTTAAAATTGCCAAAGAACCGATTTCAATGGAAACGCCTATTGGTGATGATGAAGATTCGCATCTTGGTGATTTCATTGAAGACCAAAACATCACTTCTCCAATTGATGCTGCGACTTCAGAAGGCTTAAAAGAAGCAACACGCGAAGTACTTGAAAACTTAACTGAACGTGAAGCAAAAGTATTGAAAATGCGTTTTGGTATTGATATGCCAACCGATCATACACTAGAAGAAGTGGGTAAGCAGTTTGACGTAACACGTGAGCGTATCCGTCAGATTGAAGCGAAAGCGTTGCGTAAATTACGCCACCCTTCTCGTTCTGAACACCTACGTTCTTTCTTGGAAAATGACTAA
- the sdhD gene encoding succinate dehydrogenase, hydrophobic membrane anchor protein yields the protein MKSATGLTGSGSRDWFIQRVSAVVLAAYTVVLLGWILCKGGFDYQQWAGFMMTLPMKIFSLLAILSLIAHAWIGMWQVFTDYVTTRQMGPSAKGLRLVLTTAVIIAVFVYAIWGIQIFWAN from the coding sequence ATGAAAAGTGCTACAGGTTTAACTGGTTCGGGTTCTCGTGATTGGTTTATCCAGCGTGTAAGTGCGGTTGTATTAGCAGCTTATACTGTTGTTCTTTTAGGTTGGATTCTCTGCAAAGGCGGGTTTGACTATCAACAGTGGGCTGGTTTTATGATGACATTACCAATGAAGATTTTTTCTTTGTTGGCAATTTTATCGCTTATCGCACACGCATGGATTGGTATGTGGCAAGTTTTTACTGACTATGTCACTACTCGTCAAATGGGTCCTTCAGCGAAAGGTTTACGCCTTGTACTGACGACGGCTGTCATTATTGCAGTGTTTGTGTACGCAATCTGGGGTATCCAGATTTTCTGGGCGAATTGA
- the sdhC gene encoding succinate dehydrogenase, cytochrome b556 subunit, translated as MPAVKSNRPVNLSMGQVLAVNLRSPVAIASILHRLSGVIVFLLVPVLLWILDKSLSSPEGFDYVKNVVFGNILVRFIVWVFVAGLLFHFISGVKHLLADLGFAEELQSGRIAATISLILSVVAIIAAFVWIMF; from the coding sequence ATGCCCGCTGTGAAAAGCAACAGACCTGTCAATTTGTCCATGGGTCAGGTGTTAGCGGTAAATTTACGCTCACCCGTGGCTATTGCATCAATTTTACACCGTTTATCAGGTGTCATCGTTTTCTTATTAGTACCAGTTCTCTTATGGATTCTAGATAAATCATTATCTTCACCAGAAGGATTTGACTACGTTAAAAATGTCGTGTTTGGAAATATCCTTGTACGTTTTATCGTTTGGGTATTTGTAGCCGGCTTATTATTCCATTTTATTTCTGGAGTTAAGCACTTACTTGCAGACTTGGGTTTTGCTGAAGAACTGCAAAGTGGTCGTATTGCAGCGACAATTTCATTGATCTTGTCTGTGGTAGCTATTATCGCAGCCTTTGTATGGATTATGTTCTAA
- a CDS encoding rhodanese-related sulfurtransferase produces the protein MNATVEQLAPVEQQATADWVVAALYQFKEVQDPTDLQQRLLNLVKTINLCGTLIVAGEGINGTVAGDRVAIDSLYQFLLNEGFASMEYKESFSSDKPFRKMKIKLKEEIVTLGVEVKPRDLVGHYLDPKEWNDLIARDDVILVDTRNDYEYKAGTFKGAIDPKTETFREFPEYVKKELEQHKDKKIAMFCTGGIRCEKSTSLLLQEGFTEVYHLKGGILKYLEETPADESLWEGECFVFDGRTAVTHGVEEGVNIKCHACGWPLTPEESALPSYEHGVSCVYCIDKTTEKQKAGFRMRQSQIAAAKRKRL, from the coding sequence ATGAACGCTACTGTAGAACAGCTTGCACCTGTAGAACAGCAAGCGACCGCAGATTGGGTTGTTGCCGCACTATATCAATTTAAAGAAGTTCAAGATCCTACGGATCTTCAGCAACGTCTATTAAACTTAGTGAAAACAATTAATCTGTGTGGAACTCTGATTGTAGCAGGTGAAGGAATTAATGGTACTGTGGCGGGCGACCGTGTAGCAATTGATAGTCTTTATCAATTTTTGCTCAATGAAGGTTTTGCCTCTATGGAATACAAGGAGTCTTTTAGCTCCGACAAACCTTTCCGTAAAATGAAAATTAAACTTAAAGAAGAAATTGTGACTTTAGGTGTTGAAGTTAAACCCCGCGACTTAGTGGGCCACTATCTTGATCCAAAAGAATGGAATGATTTAATTGCACGCGATGATGTAATTTTAGTCGATACGCGTAATGATTATGAATATAAGGCGGGTACTTTCAAAGGTGCAATCGACCCTAAAACTGAGACATTCCGCGAGTTTCCAGAATATGTTAAAAAAGAGCTAGAGCAACATAAAGATAAAAAAATTGCGATGTTCTGTACAGGCGGTATTCGCTGTGAAAAATCAACTTCTTTACTTCTCCAAGAAGGATTTACAGAGGTTTACCACCTTAAAGGCGGTATTCTTAAATATTTAGAAGAAACCCCTGCTGATGAAAGCTTATGGGAAGGCGAATGTTTCGTATTTGACGGACGTACTGCCGTAACTCATGGTGTTGAAGAAGGCGTAAATATTAAATGTCATGCTTGTGGCTGGCCGCTAACTCCAGAAGAGTCTGCTTTACCAAGCTATGAACATGGTGTTTCTTGCGTGTATTGCATCGACAAGACAACGGAAAAACAAAAAGCTGGTTTTCGTATGCGCCAGTCACAAATTGCGGCTGCAAAACGTAAACGTTTATAA
- a CDS encoding YbeD family protein, which yields MLDRTPSRELQEHLWVFPMDYPIKLIGDAGEELRVAVVDILVKHFPDFDHSSLKVQESRTGKYHSLTAQLRFEELEQVHALYADLAACPQIRTAL from the coding sequence ATGTTAGACCGCACTCCATCTCGCGAACTACAAGAACATCTTTGGGTATTTCCGATGGATTATCCAATTAAACTTATTGGTGATGCGGGTGAAGAATTACGTGTTGCTGTAGTCGATATTTTGGTAAAACATTTTCCAGATTTCGATCACTCATCACTAAAAGTTCAAGAATCTCGCACCGGCAAGTATCATTCTTTAACAGCACAATTGCGCTTTGAAGAATTAGAACAAGTTCATGCACTTTATGCTGACTTGGCTGCTTGTCCGCAGATTCGAACTGCGCTTTAA
- the sdhA gene encoding succinate dehydrogenase flavoprotein subunit has product MGAITPKEDYSNIQNLTFDAVIVGGGGSGMRASYQLAQAGLKVAVLTKVFPTRSHTVAAQGGIGASLGNMQEDNWHFHFYDTVKGSDWLGDQDAIEFMCREAPKVVYELEHMGMPFDRNADGTIYQRPFGGHSANYGDKPVPRACAAADRTGHALLHTLYQSNVKMGTQFFVEWIALDLIRNEAGDVLGVTAIDQETGNISVFQAKATLFATGGAGRVYRASTNAYINTGDGLGMAARAGIPLQDMEFWQFHPTGVAGAGVLLTEGCRGEGAILRNKDGEPFMERYAPTLKDLAPRDFVSRSMDQEIKEGRGCGPKGDYILLDMTHLGAETIMKRLPSVFEIGKKFANVDITKEAIPVVPTIHYQMGGIPTNMHGQVCLPEVGTDNYTKPVKGFYAIGECSCVSVHGANRLGTNSLLDLVVFGKAAGEHIIDYVTKHHGDEYAPLPTDVLGQTLARVRKLDDSTAGENAQEVADAIRDIVQDHAGVFRTQALLDKGVKEILALEPRVRNIHLKDKSRVFNTARVEALEVENLYEVAKATLISAAARKECRGAHTVVDYELPADHPTYSYGRRDDEWMKHTLWYSSDNRLEYKPVRFKPLTVDAIPPAPRTF; this is encoded by the coding sequence ATGGGCGCGATAACCCCTAAAGAAGATTATTCAAATATTCAAAACCTCACTTTCGATGCAGTTATCGTTGGTGGTGGTGGTTCTGGTATGCGTGCATCTTACCAACTTGCTCAAGCAGGTTTGAAGGTTGCAGTACTCACTAAAGTTTTCCCGACACGTTCGCACACTGTAGCTGCTCAAGGTGGTATCGGTGCGTCGTTAGGTAATATGCAAGAAGATAACTGGCATTTCCATTTTTACGATACGGTAAAAGGTTCTGACTGGTTAGGTGACCAAGACGCAATTGAATTTATGTGTCGTGAAGCGCCAAAAGTTGTGTATGAACTTGAACACATGGGTATGCCGTTTGACCGTAACGCTGATGGTACAATTTACCAACGCCCGTTCGGTGGTCACTCTGCTAACTATGGTGATAAGCCAGTTCCACGTGCTTGTGCAGCTGCGGACCGTACAGGTCATGCATTATTGCACACGCTTTATCAAAGCAACGTGAAAATGGGTACTCAGTTCTTCGTTGAGTGGATCGCTCTTGATTTGATCCGTAACGAAGCTGGTGATGTTCTTGGTGTAACAGCGATTGACCAAGAAACTGGTAACATTTCAGTATTCCAAGCAAAAGCGACATTATTTGCTACTGGTGGTGCTGGTCGTGTTTATCGTGCATCAACGAATGCTTATATCAACACCGGTGACGGTCTTGGTATGGCTGCTCGTGCTGGTATTCCATTGCAAGATATGGAGTTCTGGCAGTTCCACCCAACGGGTGTTGCGGGCGCTGGTGTATTGCTGACTGAAGGTTGTCGTGGTGAGGGTGCAATCCTTCGTAATAAAGACGGCGAACCGTTCATGGAACGTTATGCACCGACTTTAAAAGACTTGGCTCCACGTGACTTCGTTTCACGTTCTATGGACCAAGAAATTAAAGAAGGTCGTGGTTGTGGTCCAAAAGGTGATTATATCTTACTTGATATGACTCACTTGGGCGCTGAAACAATCATGAAGCGTTTACCATCTGTATTTGAGATTGGTAAAAAATTCGCGAACGTTGATATTACAAAAGAAGCAATTCCTGTAGTACCAACAATCCATTATCAAATGGGTGGTATTCCTACGAATATGCATGGTCAGGTATGTTTGCCTGAAGTGGGTACAGATAACTACACTAAACCTGTAAAAGGTTTCTATGCAATTGGTGAATGTTCTTGTGTATCTGTACATGGTGCAAACCGTTTAGGTACTAACTCACTTCTTGACTTGGTTGTATTTGGTAAAGCTGCTGGTGAGCACATTATCGATTACGTAACTAAGCATCATGGTGATGAATATGCACCACTTCCAACAGACGTATTAGGGCAAACACTAGCTCGTGTACGTAAGTTGGATGACTCAACTGCTGGTGAGAATGCTCAAGAAGTTGCTGATGCAATTCGTGATATCGTTCAAGATCACGCTGGTGTATTCCGTACCCAAGCTTTGCTTGATAAAGGTGTAAAAGAGATTCTTGCTCTTGAGCCACGTGTGCGTAATATCCACTTGAAAGATAAATCTAGAGTATTTAATACTGCGCGTGTTGAAGCACTTGAAGTTGAAAACTTGTATGAAGTTGCAAAAGCAACTCTGATTTCAGCTGCTGCACGTAAAGAGTGTCGTGGTGCGCATACTGTAGTTGATTATGAATTACCAGCTGATCACCCAACTTATTCATACGGTCGCCGTGATGATGAGTGGATGAAACATACGTTATGGTATTCATCAGATAACCGTTTGGAATATAAGCCAGTGCGCTTCAAACCGTTGACTGTTGATGCAATTCCGCCAGCACCACGTACATTCTAA
- a CDS encoding PA3496 family putative envelope integrity protein, translating into MSSTDFELDDSYGDDDDVGFDESSGKITAKESLEKRRLIDDLLAQRRLERELKDFDYDLDDDDLDDED; encoded by the coding sequence GTGTCTTCTACAGATTTTGAACTAGATGATAGCTACGGTGATGATGATGATGTCGGTTTTGATGAGTCATCAGGCAAAATCACTGCGAAAGAATCATTAGAAAAACGTAGATTAATCGATGATCTATTAGCTCAACGCCGTTTAGAGCGTGAGTTGAAGGATTTTGATTATGATTTAGACGATGATGATCTTGATGATGAAGACTAA
- a CDS encoding iron-containing alcohol dehydrogenase, which yields MAKPYYEFFCPVKVIAGNAALEHIPFELATLGAKRPLIITDKGVRANGLLNPIEAAFSTTDAVIGHVFDDVPPDSSLEVVRLAAEAYRTNKCDAIIAVGGGSVIDTSKATNILVSEGGNDLLQYAGAHNLPKPLKPFFVIPTTSGTGSEVTMVAVVSDTQKNVKLAFASYYLMPHAAILDPRMTLTLPPHLTAMTGMDALTHCVEAYTCLAANPLSDAYASAGIKKISENLFNVLENPNDSQGRLELAQASTMAGIAFSNSMVGLVHSLGHALGAVAHLPHGLCMNLFLPYVLEYNKQVNGQKIGELLLPLAGADIYAQTPASQRADRAITTILAMRDRLFTLTKLPRTLRETGKVTEAQLDEVAEKALNDGSIIYNPKEASLKDIRDILEKAW from the coding sequence ATGGCCAAACCATATTACGAATTCTTTTGTCCTGTAAAAGTCATTGCTGGTAATGCTGCGCTAGAACATATTCCGTTTGAGCTTGCAACTTTAGGTGCAAAACGCCCTCTTATCATTACAGATAAAGGTGTGCGAGCAAATGGCTTATTAAATCCGATTGAAGCTGCATTTAGTACGACTGATGCTGTTATTGGTCATGTTTTTGATGATGTACCACCCGATTCGAGTTTAGAGGTCGTACGCCTTGCAGCAGAAGCTTATCGCACAAACAAATGTGATGCGATTATTGCTGTAGGTGGTGGTTCAGTCATAGACACTTCTAAAGCAACTAACATTTTAGTATCTGAAGGTGGAAATGACTTATTGCAATATGCAGGGGCTCACAACCTACCGAAACCATTAAAACCATTTTTTGTAATTCCAACAACTTCTGGCACTGGTTCGGAAGTGACTATGGTTGCTGTGGTTTCAGATACTCAAAAGAATGTTAAGTTAGCATTTGCTTCTTATTATTTAATGCCACATGCAGCGATTTTAGATCCACGCATGACACTTACATTGCCTCCTCATTTAACTGCAATGACTGGCATGGATGCTTTAACGCATTGTGTTGAAGCCTATACATGTCTGGCGGCTAACCCACTGAGCGATGCTTATGCAAGTGCCGGCATTAAAAAAATTAGTGAAAATCTGTTCAATGTATTAGAAAACCCAAATGACTCACAGGGCCGTTTAGAGCTAGCACAAGCTTCAACAATGGCGGGTATTGCATTTTCTAACTCAATGGTCGGCTTAGTCCATTCTTTAGGACATGCTTTAGGCGCTGTTGCTCACCTGCCCCACGGTTTATGCATGAATTTATTCTTACCTTACGTGCTTGAATATAACAAGCAAGTAAATGGTCAGAAAATTGGCGAGTTATTATTACCACTCGCTGGTGCAGATATTTATGCACAAACTCCAGCAAGCCAGCGCGCAGATAGGGCAATTACGACTATCTTAGCAATGCGTGATCGCCTGTTTACTTTAACAAAGTTACCCCGCACTTTACGTGAAACAGGTAAAGTAACTGAAGCACAGCTTGATGAAGTTGCAGAAAAAGCACTAAATGATGGCTCAATTATTTACAACCCGAAAGAAGCAAGCTTAAAAGATATCCGAGATATCTTAGAAAAAGCTTGGTAA
- the lipB gene encoding lipoyl(octanoyl) transferase LipB — protein sequence MSLDKPNLIIRQWNDLQDYQSKFETMKLLTNERDQDTPDELWLLQHHNVLTQGQAGKPEHILISSDIPVVQTDRGGQVTWHGPGQLVAYFMFDLNRLKWNVRTLVSFAEQFMIDILKKYGIEAYAKPDAPGVYVDGRKIGSLGFKIRRGRSYHGLALNLDCALNGFQTINPCGYAGLEMVRIQDLVTPCPSFDQLCQDFIEYINSTGYFNDPKVKYE from the coding sequence ATGAGCCTTGATAAACCTAACTTGATCATTCGACAATGGAACGATTTACAAGATTATCAAAGCAAGTTTGAAACCATGAAACTCTTAACAAACGAGCGTGATCAAGATACGCCTGATGAGTTATGGTTGCTTCAACATCATAATGTTTTAACCCAAGGTCAAGCAGGCAAACCTGAACACATTCTAATTTCATCAGACATTCCGGTAGTACAAACCGACCGTGGTGGCCAAGTGACTTGGCATGGACCAGGTCAACTGGTTGCTTACTTTATGTTTGATCTTAATCGGCTAAAATGGAATGTACGGACATTGGTCAGTTTTGCTGAACAATTTATGATAGATATTTTAAAAAAATATGGAATTGAAGCTTACGCCAAACCCGATGCCCCAGGGGTGTACGTGGATGGTCGTAAAATCGGTTCCTTAGGGTTCAAAATCCGTCGTGGTCGTAGTTACCATGGATTAGCACTAAATTTGGACTGCGCCCTAAATGGATTCCAGACCATCAATCCTTGCGGTTATGCGGGTTTAGAAATGGTGCGTATACAAGATTTAGTGACTCCTTGTCCATCATTTGATCAACTTTGTCAGGACTTTATTGAGTATATTAATAGCACTGGGTACTTTAATGACCCTAAAGTCAAATATGAATAA